The Gloeobacter morelensis MG652769 genome contains the following window.
GAGACCAGCGGTAACCGGGGCGGTTCGACGGTGGACAGCACCGAACAGGCCGGAGCGGCCACCGTCGATACCTCCAAAGACGTCTCCAGCCAGACCCCCACCCAGCAGCCGGGCAACAACAACCCGATCGCCGGCGCGAAAGAATTTGCCAAACAGATCCTCTCCGGCTGGTCCACGACTTTAGCCGGGGCGGTGATCGACCTGCTGCAGATGCTGCTTGGTCCGATCGTCTTCATGTTCATGATGATTCATCATCTGATTTTGCTGGTGCTCTGGGTGCTCGGGCCGCTGACGGTCGGTCTGATGATGTACGACACCCGATACTTCAAAAGCTGGATCGAGCAGTACGTCCAGGTCAGCCTCTGGCCGCTCATCACCGAACTGATGATCGGCATGGTGGCCTTCATGCGCGAAGGAATCAACATCGACAGCGCCAACCCGGCCGGCCCCTGGATCTCGGTGGCCTTCACCCTCGCCATCATGATTGGCCTGTTGTGGGTACCGAAGATGGCCCAGTTCTCCGAAGGACTGGCTGCCAGTGCCGGCGGAGCCCTGATGGGTGCGGCGGTGGGCACAGCGGCGGCGGCGACCGGCGCCGGGGTGGCAATGGCGGGTGCTGCCGCCGGTTTTGCCGGCAGCGCCGCCCTGAGCGCCGGGGTAAACGCCGCCACCGGCAAAAGTTTCGCCTTCGGCTCCGGAGGGCGCTTCATGCAGCGGATGGCCGACGGCAAATTCACCCAGGACCGCGCCGCTTCCTACAGCGCAGGCATGCAATCTGAGTACGCCAAAGATCCTTCCGGCAAAGTTGGCCAGGATTATGCTTCGGCCAGACAGAGCGGCTTTAACGGCAGCGTCGATGAATGGATCGGCAAGCAGGCCCAGCAGCAGGCCACCCAGGAGCTGCGGCAGCGGCAACTCGAGCGCTCCAGCAGCACCGGTCTTGGGGCCGTACCCGGCCGGGTGGGGGCGGCGGCGGCCGCAGTAGCTCAAAGCCCGCTCGGCAAAGGGATCTCCGCCGCGGCGGGCTATGCGGCCGAAGGTGCGAAGGAAGTAGGCGGAGTAATCGCCTCAACGCCGGTGGGCAAAGCCGTCGCTGCCGCCCCGGCCCGGGCCTCGGAGGCGGCCCGGGCGGTGGCTGAAAGTCCGGCAGGCAAAGCTGCAGGCAAAGCTGCACAAAATGTGGCGGCTGTTCCGGGCAAGGTGAGAGAGGCAGCAGGGGAAGTGGGCAGTGTGATCGCTTCCACTCCTGTGGGCCAGGTGATTGCTTCTGCCGCCGGCAAAGTGGTCGAAGCGGCCCAGAAGATCCGCGGGGGCGGTGACGACGACGACAAAACCCCCCCTCCCTCCGGCGGCGAGAGCTCCGGCTCCCCTACGACCGGCCGCCCAGAAGGCGGCGAGCCCGGCACTTCCCCAGCCGGCGAATCCCCCCCGACCCAGCAGCTCAATATCCCTATCCCTTCCAGCCCCCAACCGGCTGGGGAGAACAGCAACAGCGCTTCCACTTCGACCCCGACCAGCCCCTCCCCAGAAACCAGTACCCAGAACCCCTCCAGCAACCAGGAAAACCCCACCTCCCCGCCGAGCATCCTCCAGACCCCCCCCCTCAGCGTGGGCCCATCCCCCGAGCAACCGCCCCCTGCGCCTCCTGCCGCCGAGAACAACGCCCAGAGCGGCGAAGAACCCCAGCGGACCCGACGCGATCCGAGGCGCAACTGGAAAAAAGGCAAGAGCGAATAGCATACCCCACAGACTCCCGGCCCCCGCCGGGATTTTTTTGACGAGCATCGACAGCGAATCTGTCAGGAATTGCCCTTCTAGAGATTGAAGACAACCGATCCGCTTGTATGGCGGCTCGCTGGGCGCAGCTCCAGAAAAAAGCGCAACGAACCCGATTCCACCAGCAGCAGTCTGCTGTGCGTGCTGCACCTTGAAAATCGAGATTCAACCGAGCACAGCCAGGCCGATCGGACCAAGGAATCCTGCATCAGGATTCTTCGCTCTGATCGGTCCGGCCAGGTAGCACTGCTACTTCCATCAGCGGCAATGTGGGAATCTCTCACATCACCCGGGCCTTGTCAAAACTGTTTACCATAATCAAGGCTCTAATCCAATGTCTAACATCGTTACCGTCGCTCAAAAACTACCTGCTAAACTACAGCTTCCTGCAGATATAAAAACAATGCCGGAAGAAATTTCCAACTACGAGAATTGGGATTTAACTCGAATGCCTAATCTCAACCTCCGTTTGGAAAACACTGCTTGGGGCAATTTCAATAATGCCCAAATGCAGCGCCTCAACATGGCAGGCTGCGATCTGCGATGTGCAGAATTTACTGGTGCCAACCTCGAAGGTGCAAACCTCAGTGGTTCCGACCTGCGGGGTGCAAAATTACAAGGTGCTAACTTAACTGGTATAAACTTGCACGGAGCAGATCTAAGTCACGCGGATCTTCGAGATGCGTTGCTTAGCCGAGCCACGCTAGTAAGCGCCGTATTGCAGGGAGCGAACTTAGAGAACGCTACCCTCGAAAGCGCCAATCTCTACCATGCCAATCTTGGGGCAACCATCCCTGAAGATCTTGATCTGACGGGTGAAACAACCCTTTCTTGGACCCTGGTTCTTCCCGGGGGAGCTAATTTACTGAACGCCAACCTCAAAGGCGTCAACTTGAGCGGGGCGAACTTGAGCTTTGCTCAGCTAGGCTTCGCCGATCTCAGCGGCGCAACCCTTACAGGTGCTGTCGGAATCGGTGCCAGCTTTTTTAGGACTAACTTAAGTCGCATACAAGCTGGTGAACTCATCTTGACGCGAGCTACGCTAACCCGGGCAAACCTCGCCGGGGCGTACCTGCGCGAAGCGATACTTCGACAGTGCGAGATGTCGCGCTGCAACTTGAGCGGACGAGTTGATCTTTACGAAGCAAACCTCGTAGAAGCAACGATGGTAGGAGCCGATCTGACAGGCGTCAGCCTGACTTTTGCAAACCTCACCAGGACAGATCTCAACAGGGCGCAAATGGCTGGAGCAGAGCTATTCGAGGCAACGCTTTGTGGCACAATCCTCGACGGTGCCGACCTGAGAGAAGCCAACCTATGGACCGATATTTCTCAGGTCGATCTAAGCGGTGTGGAGTTGCGGCAAGGGGTAAAAATTAAACCCCAAGCCGTTGATGCTGCCACTCGCCCGGTGCCTCCACCACCAGTGGGTTTGCGCAGGCGCTGGGTGGACTAGTGTTTGCCCGGCTTGAATCCGATTGATAGTTGCAGCATTGCAGAGGTTCGGTCTTCGACTGGGCCTCTGCTTTTTGGTTTTTGGAGGGCTTCTGATTTTCCTTGCACGTCTGATTGGACAAACAAATACATCAATAATTCGGGCTACAATGAGTGCGTCTATCGAGGTGGGTACAGATGACGCCTGCTCAGGCGGTTGCTGCTTTGACTGCCTGTGTTAACTTGACTGCTATGTACCTGGCCATCTACCTGGTGCGCATTGACGAGCGTACGGGTAAAGTCTTTATTCTTGCCGGAGACAACTTTCAGGTGTTGGTAGATCGCAACGGCGCCCTGGAGTATCCTAATGAGTCCGACGAATTTTGAACAGATGACCACTGCCCAACTGCGCGCCTACGTGCTTGAGCACCGCGACGATGAAGCAGCTTTCCATGCCTATATGGATCGCCTTTACGCCGCACCGAAGACGGCGAGCTTCCCCGCAGGCGGTGACGTGCGAGCACAAATCGAAGAGGTACTTCGCCGCAGGCGCGGTGAGCATTAAGCAGCCGGAGCCAAGCACACAGAAGCTTCCTCGGCAGGCTTCCAAGGTTCAACAATCACTGAAGCTGCCGGCGATACAGTTGCCTGGCCGGAGCCCCCGACTCCAGTAGAGCTACGCCGAAGCCGGGTAGCGTACAGGCCTGCGGGGTCGGGTAGTTACTTCTCGTTGCCAGGCAGCAGCGGTTCGCTCTTGTAGCGGCTATCCGCTTTTGGGTCTTGAGGGCTTCTGGTTACTGACATCGGCTGCAAAAAGCGGTTCTGCCCTTGCCAGTTGAGTGATAGAAGCCAAGGAGAAGATTCGCGATGAGCCGCCTGGGTCTGGACCTTAAAGCTCTTAAAGATATGCCGGGGGCCGCCGAGCGCGCCCGCAACCTTTCTGGTGAGCGGCTGACGATTGTGGCGCTGAGTGTCGCCCTCGGGACTATGACGCTGCTGTGGCAGAGCGAAAGACTCAAACCAGCCCCCAGCTTCGTTGTCACCCAGGAAGGTTCGATTGCGGCCGCCAGGCCCACCGATCCGAATCTGCGCACTCCCGAAGAAATCAAGGTGTTTGCCGAGCGCACCTGGCGCGGTCTGTACGGCTGGAACTACGATCTATCACCTAGTCTTTGCGAATGCAAGAAAATGTATTGGCAGCGCTTCAAACCATCTGCCCGAAAGCGCACTTCAAAGGAGCGAACACTACTGCGAGCAACCCCCGAAGCCGCTCGCTCCACCAAGGGCGGCAATAAAAAATGCAAATAAGGGAAGAATATATTGAGGTAACGGAATTTGAAACATAAAACTCTTGTTAGCAACTCCAAATAACATCAGTCAGGATTGCTTTAGTGAAGACAGTATCCTGAAGGACGGCTCCGATAAAACATGCCCCAGTCAGATCGGCTCCAGTAAAGTCTGCATTGTGGAGGTAAGCACAGGAAAAGTCTGCCCCCTTCAAAACTGCTCCCCTAAAGTTTGCATGAGCCAGAAATGCGCTCGTAAAGTTAGCTTCGGACAGTTCTTGACTGTCAAAGTCTGCTTTGATTAGCATGCCGTATCTGTAGTCGTGCATTGATAGGTTTTCTGTTTTGAGGATAAAAGTCGTGGGACATGGGGTATCCCACGGACTGCTGAAGTTATTAATGCCGCGGTTGTTGAGCCTATAAACGGTTACTCAGCTGTTCGGAAAATAGGAGCAGTTACTCTCGATCGCGGCGATAGTTAAGGTAAAAACTCTCTACGATCTGCGCCAGCTCATCTACTCCTTCTTCAAGAATCCTGAATACTGGTAACTGAGTTCTTTCAATGAGATTGCCCTTGTGTTCGAGCAATTGAGCTGTGGTACAGTTTTGATTGTTTAGAGTGATTGCCAAAGGGTCGGCACCAAACAATCGCAACATTGCAAGCTCATCTTCAATCGGTCTAATCTGATACTGAATATCTTCTAGACCATCATAGAAGAGCCTGCCAGGGGCATGCTGGATGATCGC
Protein-coding sequences here:
- a CDS encoding type IV secretion system protein, giving the protein MYHLIGAAPTGPASLSVTSGAIKAIQDALLTMTTLFEAGLLPTVRSIGLGFAIIMLLIYLVKTFWSYSTGESNSLPMPIGTAVFRFALVLVLLTGGATASQVGLPKGDGTGGSIPSLAPGEVAPGDNYTAIAWGISAFGQGALAAAENGALKALNDARQNWKVAVQKPDPTVGGVPQTETETSGNRGGSTVDSTEQAGAATVDTSKDVSSQTPTQQPGNNNPIAGAKEFAKQILSGWSTTLAGAVIDLLQMLLGPIVFMFMMIHHLILLVLWVLGPLTVGLMMYDTRYFKSWIEQYVQVSLWPLITELMIGMVAFMREGINIDSANPAGPWISVAFTLAIMIGLLWVPKMAQFSEGLAASAGGALMGAAVGTAAAATGAGVAMAGAAAGFAGSAALSAGVNAATGKSFAFGSGGRFMQRMADGKFTQDRAASYSAGMQSEYAKDPSGKVGQDYASARQSGFNGSVDEWIGKQAQQQATQELRQRQLERSSSTGLGAVPGRVGAAAAAVAQSPLGKGISAAAGYAAEGAKEVGGVIASTPVGKAVAAAPARASEAARAVAESPAGKAAGKAAQNVAAVPGKVREAAGEVGSVIASTPVGQVIASAAGKVVEAAQKIRGGGDDDDKTPPPSGGESSGSPTTGRPEGGEPGTSPAGESPPTQQLNIPIPSSPQPAGENSNSASTSTPTSPSPETSTQNPSSNQENPTSPPSILQTPPLSVGPSPEQPPPAPPAAENNAQSGEEPQRTRRDPRRNWKKGKSE
- a CDS encoding pentapeptide repeat-containing protein — protein: MSNIVTVAQKLPAKLQLPADIKTMPEEISNYENWDLTRMPNLNLRLENTAWGNFNNAQMQRLNMAGCDLRCAEFTGANLEGANLSGSDLRGAKLQGANLTGINLHGADLSHADLRDALLSRATLVSAVLQGANLENATLESANLYHANLGATIPEDLDLTGETTLSWTLVLPGGANLLNANLKGVNLSGANLSFAQLGFADLSGATLTGAVGIGASFFRTNLSRIQAGELILTRATLTRANLAGAYLREAILRQCEMSRCNLSGRVDLYEANLVEATMVGADLTGVSLTFANLTRTDLNRAQMAGAELFEATLCGTILDGADLREANLWTDISQVDLSGVELRQGVKIKPQAVDAATRPVPPPPVGLRRRWVD
- a CDS encoding DUF6887 family protein, translated to MSPTNFEQMTTAQLRAYVLEHRDDEAAFHAYMDRLYAAPKTASFPAGGDVRAQIEEVLRRRRGEH
- a CDS encoding NAD-dependent epimerase/dehydratase family protein is translated as MSPLEEGQGAHFYPPAPFGSEIIISCNAKAAIIQHAPGRLFYDGLEDIQYQIRPIEDELAMLRLFGADPLAITLNNQNCTTAQLLEHKGNLIERTQLPVFRILEEGVDELAQIVESFYLNYRRDRE
- a CDS encoding DUF6888 family protein, giving the protein MTPAQAVAALTACVNLTAMYLAIYLVRIDERTGKVFILAGDNFQVLVDRNGALEYPNESDEF
- a CDS encoding pentapeptide repeat-containing protein; the encoded protein is MHDYRYGMLIKADFDSQELSEANFTSAFLAHANFRGAVLKGADFSCAYLHNADFTGADLTGACFIGAVLQDTVFTKAILTDVIWSC